Proteins encoded together in one Streptomyces umbrinus window:
- the ctaD gene encoding aa3-type cytochrome oxidase subunit I, which translates to MTELSERADKAESPSASRKSLGHTLLRWATTTDHKEIGRLYMVTAFGFFLFAGLLALAMRAELARPGLQFVNEHTYNQLFTIHGTIMMLLFATPMFAGFANAVMPLQIGAPDVAFPRLNALSYWMYLFGGLMVVAGFLVPGGAAAFGWFAYAPLNSSYHSPGAGGDLWVMGLVVTGVSTTLGAVNFITTILCLRAPGMTMFRMPIFTWNILFTSILVLPAFPVLTAALLALEADRKFGGHIFDPANGGALLWQHLFWFFGHPEVYIVALPFFGIISEILPVFSRKPLFGYLPLIGATIAITMLSAVVWAHHMFATGAVLLPFFSLMSFLIAVPTGIKFFAWIGTMLKGSISFETPMLWALGFLVSFLLGGLSGVLIASPPLDFHLTDSYFIVAHLHYVLFGTVVFAMFAGFYFWWPKFTGKMLDERLGKLHFWLLFPAFHLTFLVQHWLGEAGMPRRYADYLAADGFTLLNTLSSVGAFLLGISTLPFLFNVWHTARYGTRVDEDDPWGYGRGLEWATSCPPPRHNFVALPQVRSESPAFDLHHPDIVKQAKKEGLR; encoded by the coding sequence ATGACCGAGCTCTCTGAACGCGCCGACAAAGCCGAGTCTCCGTCGGCCTCGAGAAAGTCGCTGGGTCATACGCTGCTGCGCTGGGCCACGACGACGGATCACAAGGAGATCGGCCGTCTCTACATGGTCACGGCCTTCGGCTTCTTCCTGTTCGCCGGCCTGCTGGCGCTGGCGATGCGGGCCGAACTCGCCCGCCCCGGACTGCAGTTCGTGAACGAGCACACCTACAACCAGCTCTTCACGATCCATGGCACGATCATGATGCTGCTCTTCGCCACCCCGATGTTCGCGGGCTTCGCCAACGCGGTGATGCCCCTGCAGATCGGTGCCCCGGATGTCGCCTTCCCACGCCTGAACGCCTTGTCCTACTGGATGTACCTGTTCGGCGGGCTGATGGTCGTGGCCGGCTTCCTGGTGCCGGGCGGCGCCGCGGCGTTCGGCTGGTTCGCATACGCGCCGCTGAACAGTTCCTACCACTCCCCCGGCGCCGGCGGTGACCTGTGGGTGATGGGGCTGGTCGTCACGGGAGTGTCGACGACGCTCGGTGCGGTCAACTTCATCACGACGATCCTGTGTCTGCGCGCGCCCGGCATGACGATGTTCCGGATGCCGATCTTCACGTGGAACATCCTGTTCACCTCGATCCTGGTACTGCCGGCGTTCCCGGTCCTGACCGCCGCGCTGCTCGCCCTGGAAGCGGACCGCAAGTTCGGCGGGCACATCTTCGACCCGGCGAACGGGGGCGCCCTGCTCTGGCAGCACCTCTTCTGGTTCTTCGGTCACCCGGAGGTCTACATCGTCGCGCTGCCGTTCTTCGGGATCATCTCGGAGATCCTGCCGGTGTTCTCGCGCAAGCCGCTGTTCGGGTACCTGCCGCTCATCGGGGCGACGATCGCGATCACCATGCTGTCGGCGGTCGTGTGGGCGCACCACATGTTCGCCACCGGTGCGGTGCTGCTGCCGTTCTTCTCCCTGATGTCGTTCCTGATCGCGGTACCCACCGGGATCAAGTTCTTCGCGTGGATCGGCACCATGCTCAAGGGGTCGATCTCGTTCGAAACGCCGATGCTGTGGGCGCTCGGCTTCCTGGTGTCGTTCCTGCTCGGCGGCCTGAGCGGGGTGCTCATCGCCTCCCCGCCCCTCGACTTCCACCTCACCGACTCGTACTTCATCGTGGCCCACCTGCACTACGTGCTGTTCGGCACCGTGGTCTTCGCGATGTTCGCCGGTTTCTACTTCTGGTGGCCCAAGTTCACGGGCAAGATGCTCGACGAGCGGCTCGGCAAGCTGCACTTCTGGCTGCTGTTCCCCGCCTTCCACCTGACCTTCCTGGTGCAGCACTGGCTCGGCGAGGCGGGGATGCCGCGCAGGTACGCCGACTACCTGGCTGCCGACGGCTTCACACTGCTCAACACCCTGTCGTCCGTGGGCGCCTTCCTGCTCGGCATCTCCACGCTGCCGTTCCTCTTCAACGTCTGGCACACCGCCCGCTACGGCACGCGCGTGGACGAGGACGATCCCTGGGGCTACGGACGCGGGCTGGAATGGGCGACGTCCTGTCCGCCGCCCCGCCACAACTTCGTGGCCCTTCCCCAGGTGCGCTCCGAGTCACCCGCCTTCGACCTGCACCATCCCGACATCGTCAAACAGGCGAAGAAGGAAGGACTGCGATGA
- a CDS encoding DUF6479 family protein produces the protein MNVIAYQAAATNPAGVIALLIGGLLIAGALVWAVRLGIKVRSREPGPPRRHEQPTLPESGPVHETREMREPNEVPRAADESERLTPHDLRSSGSRRSENQKRRRWNRGSSGSFGGGGPGKT, from the coding sequence ATGAACGTCATCGCCTATCAGGCAGCCGCGACGAATCCGGCCGGAGTGATCGCCCTCCTCATCGGCGGTCTCCTCATCGCCGGTGCCCTGGTGTGGGCCGTACGGCTCGGTATCAAGGTGCGGAGCCGCGAACCAGGGCCGCCGAGACGACACGAACAGCCCACGCTCCCCGAATCCGGACCGGTCCACGAGACCCGGGAGATGAGGGAACCGAACGAGGTCCCCCGCGCGGCGGACGAGAGCGAAAGGCTCACGCCGCACGATCTTCGGTCCTCCGGCAGCAGACGCAGCGAGAATCAGAAACGCCGACGCTGGAATCGCGGCTCCAGCGGCTCGTTCGGCGGCGGCGGCCCAGGCAAGACCTGA
- a CDS encoding SsgA family sporulation/cell division regulator, with product MSKPVTLTEFHPHRTTTLHHRTHLVRDGRPAVPLDLELHYTSLDPFAVRIGLKTDGASIHWSLSREALLLGLRRHEGIGDVAIWPVHQTDGCGWLRIRLGPLRSCAVFQMERDVISNWLDVTLQLVPRDTESDHLDWEGFLAPLLDQD from the coding sequence GTGTCAAAGCCAGTCACGCTGACGGAATTTCACCCCCACCGCACCACCACACTGCACCACCGTACGCACCTGGTCCGCGACGGCCGCCCTGCCGTACCCCTCGACCTGGAGTTGCACTACACGTCCCTGGACCCGTTCGCCGTCCGCATCGGCCTGAAAACCGACGGCGCCTCGATCCACTGGTCCCTGTCACGAGAGGCACTCCTGCTCGGGCTGCGCCGCCATGAGGGGATCGGCGACGTGGCCATATGGCCCGTCCATCAGACGGACGGATGTGGATGGCTGCGTATCCGGCTCGGGCCGCTCAGGAGCTGCGCCGTCTTCCAGATGGAACGGGACGTGATCTCCAACTGGCTGGACGTCACCCTGCAGCTCGTTCCCCGGGACACGGAGAGCGATCACCTGGACTGGGAAGGCTTCCTCGCGCCTCTGCTCGACCAGGACTGA
- a CDS encoding hemerythrin domain-containing protein, translating into MGHGGDVIAELTTDHHEVEELFGRIDALPPGDKQRQVYAEQAVIELVRHSVAEEMYLYPAVRQVLPDGDTIADKEIEDHAEAERTMKDLEDVDADEPEFDRLIAKLMTEIRSHIRDEEDNLFPKLRSVASEDELMKLGDEIRQAKKTAPTRPHPSAPDTPPANKLLAPGAGMVDRLRDALTGRGKD; encoded by the coding sequence ATGGGCCACGGTGGAGATGTCATCGCGGAACTGACCACCGATCACCACGAGGTCGAGGAACTCTTCGGGCGGATCGACGCGCTGCCCCCGGGGGACAAGCAACGCCAGGTGTACGCCGAACAGGCAGTGATCGAGCTGGTGCGGCACTCGGTCGCCGAGGAGATGTACCTCTATCCGGCCGTACGCCAGGTCCTGCCGGACGGCGACACGATCGCCGACAAGGAGATCGAGGACCACGCCGAGGCCGAGCGGACCATGAAGGACCTTGAGGACGTCGACGCCGACGAGCCGGAATTCGACCGGCTCATCGCCAAGCTGATGACCGAGATCCGCTCGCACATCCGCGACGAGGAGGACAACCTCTTCCCGAAGCTGCGGTCCGTGGCCTCCGAGGACGAGCTGATGAAGCTGGGCGACGAGATCCGCCAGGCCAAGAAGACCGCTCCGACCCGCCCGCACCCGTCTGCTCCGGACACCCCGCCCGCCAACAAGCTGCTGGCCCCCGGCGCGGGCATGGTGGACCGCCTCAGAGACGCCCTGACGGGACGCGGCAAGGACTGA
- a CDS encoding glycoside hydrolase family 15 protein, translated as MHRLAEDGYVYRFRHGDEQLGDAEGAFLLCGFTMALAAHAQGLETEAVRWFERTRSACGPTGLFAEEYDVSQRQLRGNLPQGFVHALLLECSARFRSDTSAGQ; from the coding sequence ATGCACCGGCTGGCAGAGGACGGCTACGTCTACCGGTTTCGACACGGCGACGAACAGCTGGGCGACGCGGAAGGCGCCTTTTTGCTGTGCGGTTTCACGATGGCGCTGGCCGCTCACGCGCAGGGTCTGGAAACCGAGGCCGTGCGGTGGTTCGAACGCACCCGCTCGGCATGCGGGCCCACGGGACTGTTCGCCGAGGAGTACGACGTCTCGCAGCGCCAACTGCGCGGGAACCTCCCGCAGGGATTCGTCCATGCCCTGCTGCTGGAGTGCTCGGCACGCTTCCGCAGCGACACTTCCGCCGGGCAGTAA
- a CDS encoding thiamine pyrophosphate-requiring protein yields MASTKVSDYILQRLRDWDVDHVFAYAGDGINGLLAAWGRADNKPKFVQARHEEMSAFQAVGYAKFSGKVGVCAATSGPGAIHLLNGLYDAKLDHVPVVALVGQTNRSAMGGSYQQEVDLQSLYKDVASEFCETAMVPEQLPNLIDRAMRTAYAKQTVTAIILPADVQELDYSPPTHAFKMVPSSLGLGRYAPVPADEDIERAAEVLNTGEKVAVLIGQGARGARAEVEQLADVLGAGVAKALLGKDVLPDDLPYVTGSIGLLGTRPSYELMQECDTLLMIGSSFPYTQFMPGLDQARAVQIDIDPHMIGLRYPFEVNLVGDARETLQRLLPRLHHKEKRAWREKVEKNVSRWWEVMQRRAAVDADPINPEYVVHALDGKLPEDVILAADSGSAANWYARHLRLRGRMRGSLSGTLATMGPGVPYAIGAKFAHPDRPAIALVGDGAMQMNGMMEMVTAAKYWREWSDPRLIVAVLNNGDLNQVTWEMRAMSGAPQFEESQHIPDLPYAEIAQRIGLEGVRVEKPEDVEAAWDRALAADQPFVIDFRTDPAVPPIPPHASLDQIEAAASAILHGDSDRASMVRQGLKAKVQEMLPGRRHREDRPGAGPHDSAEENK; encoded by the coding sequence ATGGCCAGCACGAAGGTGTCCGACTACATCCTCCAGCGGCTGCGCGACTGGGACGTGGATCACGTCTTCGCCTACGCCGGGGACGGCATCAACGGCCTGCTGGCGGCGTGGGGGCGAGCCGACAACAAGCCGAAGTTCGTCCAGGCGCGGCACGAGGAGATGTCTGCCTTCCAGGCGGTGGGGTACGCCAAGTTCTCCGGGAAAGTGGGGGTGTGCGCGGCCACGTCCGGGCCGGGAGCAATCCACCTGCTGAACGGGCTCTACGACGCCAAGCTGGACCACGTGCCCGTCGTGGCGCTGGTCGGGCAGACCAATCGCAGCGCGATGGGCGGTTCGTACCAGCAGGAAGTGGATCTGCAGAGTCTGTACAAGGACGTCGCCTCGGAGTTCTGCGAGACGGCGATGGTGCCGGAGCAGTTGCCGAACCTCATCGACCGGGCGATGCGCACCGCGTACGCCAAGCAGACCGTCACCGCGATCATCCTGCCCGCCGACGTGCAGGAGCTGGACTACAGTCCGCCGACCCACGCCTTCAAGATGGTGCCCTCCAGCCTTGGCCTGGGACGTTACGCGCCGGTGCCGGCCGACGAGGACATCGAGCGTGCCGCCGAGGTGCTGAACACCGGCGAGAAGGTCGCCGTGCTGATCGGGCAGGGTGCGCGCGGGGCGCGCGCCGAGGTGGAGCAGCTGGCGGACGTGCTCGGGGCCGGGGTGGCCAAGGCACTGCTGGGCAAGGACGTTCTGCCGGACGACCTGCCCTATGTGACCGGCTCCATCGGGCTGCTGGGGACCCGCCCGTCCTATGAACTGATGCAGGAGTGCGACACCCTGCTGATGATCGGTTCCAGCTTCCCGTACACGCAGTTCATGCCGGGACTGGACCAGGCGCGAGCGGTGCAGATCGACATCGACCCGCACATGATCGGGCTGCGGTATCCCTTCGAGGTGAACCTGGTGGGCGACGCGCGGGAAACGCTGCAGCGTCTGCTGCCGCGCCTGCACCACAAGGAAAAGCGCGCCTGGCGGGAGAAGGTCGAGAAGAACGTCTCCCGTTGGTGGGAGGTCATGCAGCGGCGGGCCGCCGTGGACGCCGATCCGATCAATCCCGAGTACGTCGTGCACGCCCTGGACGGCAAGCTGCCCGAGGATGTCATCCTCGCCGCCGACTCGGGCTCCGCCGCCAACTGGTATGCCCGTCATCTGCGGCTGCGGGGCCGGATGCGCGGCTCGCTGTCCGGGACGCTGGCGACGATGGGGCCCGGTGTGCCATACGCGATCGGCGCGAAGTTCGCCCATCCCGACCGTCCGGCCATCGCGCTGGTCGGTGACGGCGCCATGCAGATGAACGGCATGATGGAGATGGTCACCGCCGCGAAATACTGGCGTGAGTGGTCCGATCCGCGGCTGATCGTCGCCGTACTGAACAACGGCGATCTCAACCAGGTCACCTGGGAGATGCGGGCCATGTCCGGTGCCCCGCAGTTCGAGGAGTCGCAGCACATCCCGGATCTGCCCTACGCCGAGATCGCCCAGCGCATCGGCCTGGAGGGCGTGCGGGTGGAGAAGCCGGAGGATGTCGAGGCCGCCTGGGACCGGGCCCTCGCCGCGGACCAGCCCTTCGTCATCGACTTCCGCACCGATCCGGCCGTCCCGCCGATCCCGCCGCACGCGTCCCTGGACCAGATCGAGGCCGCGGCCTCCGCCATCCTGCACGGCGACAGCGACCGCGCTTCCATGGTCAGGCAAGGACTGAAGGCCAAGGTGCAGGAAATGCTGCCGGGCAGGCGGCATCGCGAGGACCGCCCCGGGGCCGGGCCCCACGACAGCGCCGAAGAGAACAAGTGA
- a CDS encoding integrase core domain-containing protein gives MVQSMGRVGSALDNAAAESFNSLIKVEYIHRRQFATRSEARLKIATWITGFYNPRRRHSAAGGLPPQEFERIIAEARERHGQKDQTA, from the coding sequence GTGGTGCAGTCCATGGGACGGGTGGGGTCCGCGCTGGACAATGCCGCCGCGGAGAGTTTCAACTCGCTGATCAAGGTCGAGTACATCCACCGCCGACAATTCGCGACCCGGAGCGAGGCCCGCCTGAAGATCGCCACATGGATCACTGGGTTCTACAACCCGCGACGAAGGCACAGCGCGGCCGGCGGCCTACCGCCCCAGGAGTTCGAAAGAATCATCGCCGAAGCGCGCGAGCGACACGGCCAGAAAGATCAGACCGCATAA
- a CDS encoding SigE family RNA polymerase sigma factor — MLDRKEARDAEFQSFVVGRWPRLLRTAFLLTGEQHAAEDLVQSTLERAYVAWRRVGAADDPDAYVRRVMINAHARRHRRRLKEFLAPKDYSGLTHELPDADDRIARADDRGALLTALAALPVRQREAVVLRYWEDLSEAQAAEAMECSVGTVKSNTARGIAKLRALPGLAEALTNGGRK; from the coding sequence ATGTTGGATCGGAAAGAGGCTCGGGACGCGGAGTTCCAGAGCTTCGTCGTCGGCCGCTGGCCACGGTTGCTGCGCACGGCTTTCCTGCTCACGGGGGAGCAGCATGCCGCGGAGGACCTGGTCCAGTCGACGCTCGAACGGGCCTATGTGGCCTGGCGCAGGGTCGGCGCGGCCGACGACCCCGACGCGTACGTACGGCGCGTGATGATCAACGCGCACGCCCGCAGGCACCGCAGACGCCTCAAGGAGTTCCTGGCGCCGAAGGACTACTCGGGCCTCACCCACGAGCTGCCCGACGCCGACGACCGCATCGCCCGGGCGGACGACCGCGGCGCGCTGCTGACGGCGCTCGCCGCACTGCCCGTGCGCCAGCGGGAGGCGGTGGTCCTGCGGTACTGGGAGGACCTGAGCGAGGCGCAGGCGGCGGAGGCCATGGAATGCAGCGTCGGCACGGTGAAGAGCAACACGGCGAGGGGGATCGCGAAGCTCCGCGCCCTGCCGGGACTGGCCGAGGCACTCACGAACGGAGGGCGGAAGTGA